A portion of the Drosophila innubila isolate TH190305 chromosome 3L unlocalized genomic scaffold, UK_Dinn_1.0 0_D_3L, whole genome shotgun sequence genome contains these proteins:
- the LOC117788231 gene encoding dnaJ protein homolog 1: protein MGKNYYQILGLSRTANDEEIKKAYKRMALKYHPDKNDHPQAAEHFQEIVAAFEILSNKEKREIYDNYGEEGLKYGSEQTSYSQASSDMMPFMVAVGGTVLFAFAAFKTFQFFTKKKDAELEDDSSSD from the coding sequence ATGGGCAAGAACTATTATCAGATCCTTGGCCTAAGCAGGACAGCAAATGATGAGGAAATCAAAAAAGCCTATAAGCGAATGGCCCTCAAGTACCATCCAGACAAGAACGACCATCCCCAAGCAGCGGAGCATTTCCAGGAGATAGTCGCTGCCTTCGAGATACTATCGAACAAGGAGAAACGCGAGATTTACGACAACTACGGTGAGGAGGGTCTCAAGTACGGAAGCGAGCAGACGAGTTACTCGCAAGCCTCGTCCGATATGATGCCGTTTATGGTGGCCGTTGGTGGAACCGTTTTATTCGCATTTGCTGCATTCAAGACGTTCCAATTCTTTACCAAGAAAAAGGATGCGGAACTCGAAGATGATTCGTCTTCAGattaa
- the LOC117786882 gene encoding 60S acidic ribosomal protein P0: protein MVRENKAAWKAQYFIKVVELFDEFPKCFIVGADNVGSKQMQNIRTSLRGLAVVLMGKNTMMRKAIRGHLENNPQLEKLLPHIKGNVGFVFTKGDLAEVRDKLLESKVRAPARPGAIAPLPVIIPAQNTGLGPEKTSFFQALSIPTKISKGTIEIINDVPILKPGDKVGASEATLLNMLNISPFSYGLLVSQVYDSGSIFSPEILDIKPEDLRAKFQQGVANLAAVCLSVGYPTIASAPHSIANGFKNLLAIAATTEVEFKEATTIKEYIKDPSKFAAAAAASAPAGGAGGAAEKKEEAKKVESEEEEEDDDMGFGLFD, encoded by the exons atggttAGGGAGAACAAAGCAGCATGGAAGGCTCAGTACTTCATCAAAGTAGTG GAACTGTTCGACGAGTTCCCAAAGTGCTTCATTGTGGGCGCTGACAATGTGGGCTCCAAGCAGATGCAAAACATCCGCACAAGTCTGCGTGGATTGGCCGTCGTCTTGATGGGCAAGAACACGATGATGCGCAAGGCCATTCGTGGTCATTTGGAGAACAACCCGCAGCTGGAGAAGCTGTTGCCCCACATCAAGGGCAATGTTGGCTTCGTGTTCACCAAGGGAGATTTGGCTGAGGTTCGCGATAAGCTGCTGGAATCGAAGGTGCGTGCTCCTGCACGTCCCGGAGCAATTGCTCCCTTGCCCGTCATCATCCCGGCCCAGAACACCGGTCTGGGTCCAGAGAAGACCAGTTTCTTCCAGGCTCTGTCCATCCCAACCAAGATTTCCAAGGGTACAATTGAAATCATCAACGATGTGCCCATCTTGAAGCCCGGCGATAAAGTCGGTGCCTCCGAGGCCACTTTGCTCAACATGTTGAACATTTCGCCCTTCTCGTACGGTCTGCTCGTCAGCCAGGTGTACGATTCGGGTTCGATCTTCTCGCCCGAGATTCTGGACATCAAGCCCGAGGATCTGCGCGCCAAGTTCCAACAGGGCGTGGCCAACTTGGCTgccgtctgtttgtccgtgGGTTACCCAACCATTGCCTCGGCTCCTCACAGCATTGCCAATGGCTTCAAGAACCTGCTGGCCATTGCTGCCACCACAGAGGTGGAGTTCAAGGAGGCGACCACCATCAAGGAGTACATCAAGGATCCCAGCAagttcgctgctgctgctgccgcttcGGCTCCAGCTGGCGGCGCTGGTGGAGCTGCCGAGAAGAAGGAGGAGGCCAAGAAGGTCGAGTccgaggaagaggaggaggacgaTGACATGGGCTTTGGCCTGTTCGATTAA
- the LOC117788040 gene encoding C-type lectin 37Db-like gives MNSTVLLLLTCCVLLDAVFSSVTKLEGTNTHINQINGIPNDFKANTEPFQKIGAKLYYIEKLERVNWFTALIKCHQMGGNLVNLRSLDEIQGLGDKLKLNERYWVDLSNFSDGRFRSLITGELKGQYPLWNEGEPNNARQNEHCAHAHVNNRGVHLFDDSCSLEYPFICESKTPTTITIVSW, from the exons ATGAATTCTACAGTTCTATTGCTTTTAACTTGCTGTGTATTACTTGATGCGGTTTTCTCATCGGTAACAAAGTTGGAAG GCACTAATACGCAcataaaccaaataaatgGTATTCCCAATGATTTTAAAGCGAACACAGAACCTTTTCAGAAAATTGGAGCAAAGTTATACTATATTGAGAAATTGGAGCGAGTGAATTGGTTCACAGCTTTGATCAAGTGCCATCAAATGGGTGGAAATCTCGTCAATTTGCGAAGCTTGGACGAAATACAAGGCCTGGgagataaattgaaattgaatgagCGCTATTGGGTGGACTTGTCTAATTTTTCCGATGGCAGATTCCGTTCGCTGATTACTGGAGAATTAAAGGGCCAATATCCATTGTGGAACGAAGGCGAACCAAATAATGCTCGGCAGAATGAACATTGCGCTCATGCGCACGTCAACAATAGAGGTGTTCATCTATTCGACGATTCGTGCAGCCTTGAATATCCATTTATTTGTGAGTCCAAAACTCCGACCACAATAACAATTGTATCATGGTAA